A stretch of Microbacterium sp. 4R-513 DNA encodes these proteins:
- the menC gene encoding o-succinylbenzoate synthase, whose product MRVTDVDLFRVSLPLVHEFETSSHRKSAIEHILVRLTDESGEVGWGEIASPTDPFYSSETVATAEMIGRDHLVPLTLARPWTHPSELAERWRIVRGHEFAKAGFDIAAWDLWSRMQGVSLSSALGGTRRQVAAGVSLGIEPTIDGLLEQVQRHVDGGYPRVKLKIKPGWDVEPVRAVRDAFPGILLHVDANGGYPTGSYSITRFKRLDAFDLAMVEQPFAPREFVAHADLARSVSTPVCLDESVVDTGDLATMIALRAGTVLNIKVSRMGGLTPALKAYRMAQESGIAVWCGGMHEFGVGRAANVALSSLAGFHYPSDVSGSEKYYARDVIEPVVVARAGLVDVPRGPGLGHEVVMERIAPEMEVV is encoded by the coding sequence ATGCGCGTCACCGACGTCGACCTCTTCCGGGTCTCTCTCCCCCTCGTGCACGAGTTCGAGACGAGCTCGCACCGCAAGTCCGCCATCGAGCACATCCTGGTACGGCTGACCGACGAGTCCGGCGAGGTGGGATGGGGCGAGATCGCGTCGCCCACCGATCCGTTCTACTCGTCCGAGACGGTCGCAACCGCCGAGATGATCGGGCGGGATCACCTCGTCCCCCTGACCCTCGCCCGCCCCTGGACGCACCCGAGCGAACTGGCGGAGCGATGGCGGATCGTGCGGGGCCACGAGTTCGCCAAGGCCGGCTTCGACATCGCCGCGTGGGATCTGTGGTCCCGGATGCAGGGGGTCTCTCTGTCCTCCGCGCTCGGAGGCACCCGCCGACAGGTGGCCGCGGGCGTCTCGCTGGGCATCGAGCCGACGATCGACGGACTCCTCGAACAGGTCCAGCGCCATGTCGACGGCGGGTACCCCCGCGTCAAGCTCAAGATCAAGCCCGGGTGGGATGTCGAGCCGGTCCGCGCCGTGCGCGACGCCTTCCCCGGCATCCTGCTGCACGTCGACGCGAACGGCGGCTACCCGACAGGGTCGTACTCGATCACCCGGTTCAAGCGCCTCGACGCGTTCGATCTGGCCATGGTGGAGCAGCCCTTCGCTCCGCGCGAATTCGTCGCCCACGCCGACCTGGCGCGGTCGGTCTCGACGCCGGTGTGCCTCGATGAGTCGGTCGTCGACACCGGAGACCTCGCCACGATGATCGCGCTCCGCGCCGGCACCGTCCTCAACATCAAGGTGTCGCGAATGGGCGGCCTGACGCCCGCGCTCAAGGCGTATCGGATGGCGCAGGAGTCCGGCATAGCGGTCTGGTGCGGGGGGATGCACGAGTTCGGCGTGGGCCGGGCCGCCAATGTCGCGCTGTCCTCCCTCGCCGGATTCCACTACCCCTCGGACGTCTCGGGCTCCGAGAAGTACTACGCGAGGGATGTCATCGAACCGGTCGTCGTCGCCCGTGCGGGCCTCGTCGACGTGCCCCGCGGCCCGGGGCTCGGTCACGAGGTCGTGATGGAGCGGATCGCACCCGAGATGGAGGTGGTCTGA